Proteins from one Ipomoea triloba cultivar NCNSP0323 chromosome 1, ASM357664v1 genomic window:
- the LOC116021227 gene encoding uncharacterized protein LOC116021227, translating into MKQSSSHHPTKLKTTPRPLFSCAFFRHCTQTVLSPTTTTPPPLPSSSSSDPLPPPHPPLHHSNTSPADSSSSSSNTSQSFTQWRFPLPTSPLPHIQTDPKPESAAAPPPPPPLLTVNLEELFHVAELQFSTASDADRVKTIHLLERSLVPNPADGAECPATVMREVVGCLKDRVSAKPASKVLLALCLAERNRRVAVEVGAVGMVVEALSDLEGPVAERALAALELLCTVEEGAAEVRSHALAVLMMVEVMGRMEGRGKEYAISVLSVIYGSGSPDHGAAIAPPEEVARAVMLALQGNCSSRGRRKGTQLLKTCKNMMATTQHA; encoded by the coding sequence ATGAAGCAGAGCAGTAGCCATCACCCAACAAAGCTTAAAACCACCCCAAGACCACTCTTTTCTTGCGCTTTCTTCCGCCATTGCACTCAAACTGTGCTCAGCCCCACTACCACCACTCCCCCACCTCtcccttcttcttcatcttccgATCCCTTGCCACCGCCTCACCCACCCTTACACCATTCTAATACATCCCCGGCTGACtcatcctcctcttcttctAATACTTCCCAGAGTTTCACCCAGTGGAGGTTCCCTCTCCCCACCTCGCCCCTTCCGCATATTCAAACGGACCCCAAACCCGAATCGGCCGCCGCTcctccgcctccgccgccgctGCTGACGGTGAATTTGGAGGAGCTGTTCCACGTGGCGGAGCTCCAGTTCAGTACGGCTTCGGATGCGGATCGTGTCAAGACGATCCATTTGTTAGAACGGTCACTCGTTCCGAACCCGGCGGACGGGGCGGAGTGCCCCGCCACGGTGATGAGAGAGGTGGTGGGGTGCTTGAAGGATAGAGTGAGTGCCAAACCGGCCAGCAAGGTGCTTCTGGCGCTTTGCTTGGCGGAGAGGAACCGACGCGTGGCGGTTGAGGTGGGGGCGGTGGGGATGGTGGTGGAGGCGCTGTCGGACTTGGAGGGTCCCGTGGCGGAGAGAGCGCTGGCGGCTTTGGAACTGCTGTGCACGGTGGAGGAAGGGGCGGCTGAGGTGAGATCACACGCGCTGGCGGTGCTTATGATGGTGGAGGTGATGGGGAGGATGGAAGGTAGGGGGAAAGAATATGCGATAAGTGTGTTGTCAGTGATATACGGTAGTGGGTCCCCCGACCACGGTGCCGCCATTGCTCCTCCGGAGGAGGTGGCGCGTGCAGTCATGCTGGCTTTGCAAGGTAATTGTAGCAGTAGAGGTAGGAGAAAAGGGACCCAGCTGCTCAAGACTTGCAAGAACATGATGGCTACCACTCAACACGCGTAG